From a region of the Constantimarinum furrinae genome:
- a CDS encoding universal stress protein, with the protein MKNILVPIGSSENSVSNLQYAIDLAQEMDAYVYVISVFQELSKVGGLTKVNALIKEETENRLEEVVSKVNKRDVTVIAHPIKGSVVESINRFNRHVHVDLMVLSPRSNSIREEVYLGNTSGKIMKSTNIPILVVPEGAVFQQPSSMLMAFKNGSFEKKTLEPVKQFVKHFGTEVHVLHVETPETTDDMKEVSPRLTKLQSSYAKAENATTYQAVLEHYHDKEADMLCVVRRKRGFFKKLWEKNVVLKREFHTSKPLLVLQVQE; encoded by the coding sequence ATGAAAAATATATTGGTTCCCATAGGGTCTTCAGAAAATTCAGTGAGTAATCTGCAGTACGCTATCGATCTTGCCCAGGAGATGGATGCCTATGTCTATGTAATTTCAGTCTTTCAGGAATTATCGAAAGTAGGAGGGCTTACTAAAGTAAATGCGTTAATAAAGGAAGAGACCGAAAATCGTTTAGAAGAAGTGGTTTCGAAGGTCAATAAGCGGGATGTGACGGTGATTGCTCACCCTATTAAGGGATCTGTTGTGGAGAGTATTAATCGTTTTAACAGACATGTTCATGTGGATCTTATGGTTTTATCTCCCCGAAGTAATTCTATACGGGAAGAGGTGTACTTAGGAAATACTTCAGGAAAGATCATGAAAAGTACCAATATCCCTATTTTGGTAGTGCCGGAAGGGGCAGTTTTTCAACAACCGTCTTCCATGCTAATGGCATTTAAGAACGGAAGCTTTGAAAAGAAAACCTTAGAGCCGGTAAAGCAGTTCGTAAAACATTTTGGCACCGAAGTGCATGTCCTTCATGTTGAAACTCCTGAAACAACCGATGATATGAAGGAGGTGAGCCCGAGATTAACGAAGCTACAGAGCTCTTATGCTAAAGCAGAAAACGCGACAACGTATCAGGCTGTTTTAGAGCATTATCACGACAAGGAAGCCGATATGTTGTGTGTTGTGCGAAGAAAGCGCGGTTTTTTCAAGAAGTTGTGGGAAAAGAATGTGGTATTAAAGCGGGAATTTCACACCAGTAAACCTTTGCTCGTTTTACAGGTTCAGGAATAA
- a CDS encoding MATE family efflux transporter — MAATNISFKRIQQLALPAIISGIAEPVLSSTDAAVVGNISQFGTESLAAVGIVGTFLSALIWILGQTRSAISAIVSQNLGAGNISTLQNFPAQAIYFNVALSIIVLGGTYFFVEEIFGLFNATGMILDFSIDYYNIRVWGFPLTLFTFAVFGLFRGLQNTFWPMIVAGIGATLNIALDFALVYGIEGVIPAMNIEGAAWASLISQIVMAVIALIFLLKKTEVSLRLKFPLHPEINRLVSMSLNLFVRSIALNGALILATREATGLGTNYIAAHTIAFNVWIFTAFFIDGYGAAGNILGGKLLGEKDYNTLWKLMRRVNLYNLGIAAVLIIIGAFLYQPVGALFNKDPEVLSIFYGMYFLVLLCLPFNALAFTLDSIFKGLGEMSYLRNVLLSATLFGFIPVLFFSKYMGWGLKGIWIALIIWVAYRAVALIIKFKRKYLPLVEK; from the coding sequence ATGGCAGCCACCAACATTTCCTTTAAACGCATACAACAATTGGCGCTTCCGGCGATCATTTCGGGAATTGCCGAACCTGTACTTTCCAGCACCGATGCCGCAGTTGTTGGCAATATTTCTCAATTTGGTACCGAATCCCTGGCGGCGGTTGGGATCGTTGGTACGTTTCTATCAGCGCTTATCTGGATCCTGGGCCAAACACGCAGCGCTATCTCGGCCATTGTCTCTCAAAATCTGGGAGCTGGCAATATTTCAACCCTCCAGAATTTTCCGGCACAGGCCATTTACTTTAATGTTGCCCTAAGCATTATCGTCCTGGGAGGAACTTACTTTTTCGTGGAAGAGATCTTTGGATTGTTCAATGCCACCGGAATGATCCTGGATTTTAGCATCGATTACTACAACATTCGTGTTTGGGGCTTCCCGCTTACGCTTTTCACGTTTGCGGTATTCGGTCTCTTTAGGGGGCTGCAAAACACGTTTTGGCCCATGATCGTTGCCGGAATTGGAGCCACACTAAACATTGCACTCGACTTTGCCCTTGTCTATGGTATTGAAGGCGTGATTCCTGCGATGAACATCGAAGGAGCCGCCTGGGCAAGCCTTATATCTCAAATAGTGATGGCCGTCATTGCACTGATTTTTCTACTTAAAAAAACCGAAGTATCGCTTCGGTTAAAATTTCCACTCCACCCGGAGATCAACAGGCTAGTAAGCATGAGCCTCAACCTATTCGTCCGCTCAATTGCCCTCAATGGGGCGCTAATTCTTGCGACCCGTGAGGCAACCGGACTGGGAACGAACTATATCGCTGCCCACACCATAGCGTTTAACGTGTGGATTTTTACAGCATTTTTTATCGACGGTTATGGTGCTGCAGGAAATATTCTCGGTGGAAAATTACTTGGTGAGAAAGATTATAATACACTCTGGAAATTAATGAGGCGGGTAAATTTATATAATCTGGGTATTGCCGCTGTTCTTATTATCATTGGAGCTTTCCTGTATCAACCTGTTGGCGCATTATTCAATAAGGACCCTGAAGTGCTGTCAATTTTCTACGGAATGTATTTCCTGGTACTTTTATGCCTTCCTTTTAACGCTTTGGCATTTACCTTAGATTCTATTTTCAAAGGGCTAGGAGAAATGAGTTATTTGCGGAATGTCCTTCTTAGCGCTACACTATTTGGGTTTATACCGGTATTGTTTTTCTCAAAATACATGGGATGGGGACTGAAGGGAATTTGGATAGCGCTAATCATTTGGGTGGCATACCGTGCTGTTGCCCTAATTATTAAATTTAAGCGAAAGTATCTCCCATTAGTTGAAAAATAG
- the kbl gene encoding glycine C-acetyltransferase — protein MYGNIKEHLQKELQEIKDNGLYKKERIITSPQDAEITISTGEKVINFCANNYLGLSSNKEVIQAAKDAMDSHGFGMSSVRFICGTQDIHKELEQKIADYYQTEDTILYAAAFDANGGVFEPLLGPEDAIISDSLNHASIIDGVRLCKAARYRYANSDMADLEQQLKAANEAGSRFKIIVTDGVFSMDGLVAPLDKICDLAEKYDALVMIDECHAAGFIGETGRGTLEEKGVMGRIDIITGTLGKALGGAMGGYTTGKKEIIEMLRQRSRPYLFSNSLAPAIVGASIKVFEMLSTDTALRDKLQQNTSYFKSKMKQAGFDIIDGDSAIVPVMLYDAKLSQSMADMLLEEGIYVIGFFYPVVPKGKARIRVQLSAAHTKEHLDKSVNAFIKVGKKLRVITS, from the coding sequence ATGTACGGAAATATAAAAGAACATCTACAAAAAGAATTACAGGAAATAAAAGATAATGGTCTTTATAAAAAAGAACGAATTATTACATCGCCTCAAGATGCTGAAATCACCATTTCAACCGGGGAAAAAGTAATTAATTTCTGTGCGAATAACTACCTCGGGCTCTCTTCAAACAAGGAAGTAATACAAGCGGCGAAAGATGCGATGGACTCGCACGGATTTGGGATGTCTTCGGTTCGGTTTATATGCGGAACACAGGACATACATAAAGAACTCGAGCAAAAAATAGCCGACTATTACCAAACGGAGGATACTATCCTTTATGCCGCAGCATTTGATGCGAACGGCGGTGTGTTTGAACCGCTTTTGGGTCCTGAAGATGCAATAATAAGCGATTCATTAAACCACGCGTCTATAATTGATGGCGTTCGGCTATGTAAAGCCGCTCGTTACCGTTATGCTAACAGCGATATGGCCGATCTTGAACAGCAGCTCAAGGCAGCCAATGAAGCAGGATCGCGGTTTAAAATTATAGTGACAGATGGTGTATTTTCTATGGATGGTTTGGTGGCTCCTTTGGATAAAATTTGCGATCTGGCCGAAAAATATGACGCCTTGGTCATGATCGATGAATGCCATGCCGCAGGATTTATTGGTGAAACCGGAAGGGGAACGCTCGAAGAGAAGGGTGTTATGGGGCGTATTGATATTATCACCGGAACTTTAGGAAAGGCATTGGGAGGAGCGATGGGTGGTTATACCACAGGGAAAAAAGAGATCATCGAAATGCTTCGACAGCGATCAAGGCCTTATTTGTTTTCAAATTCTCTTGCTCCGGCAATTGTTGGAGCCTCTATTAAGGTATTTGAGATGCTCTCAACAGATACGGCCTTACGTGATAAACTGCAGCAAAATACCTCCTATTTTAAATCGAAAATGAAACAGGCCGGTTTTGATATTATCGATGGGGATTCGGCTATAGTTCCTGTGATGCTGTACGATGCCAAACTATCTCAAAGTATGGCAGATATGCTTCTTGAAGAAGGAATCTACGTTATAGGATTCTTCTATCCGGTGGTTCCGAAGGGAAAAGCTCGAATACGAGTCCAGCTGTCGGCTGCGCACACAAAAGAACATCTGGACAAATCGGTTAATGCCTTCATAAAAGTTGGGAAAAAATTAAGAGTAATTACCTCGTAA
- a CDS encoding UDP-2,3-diacylglucosamine diphosphatase — protein sequence MQIPQGKKVYFSSDNHLGAPTMAESLPREKKFVQWLDHVKHDAAAIFLLGDLFDFWFEYKTVVPKGFVRVLGKLAEISDSGIPVYFFVGNHDLWMHDYFETELNIPVYHEPKEFTLNDKVFLIGHGDGKGPGDKGYKRMKKVFTNSFSKWLFRWLHPDLGVRLAQHLSVKNKLISGDEDKNFLGDENEWLAQYAKRKLELKHYDYFIFGHRHLPMEIKIGEGSTYFNLGDWINHYTYGSFDGAEFKLKKFKP from the coding sequence ATGCAAATCCCGCAAGGAAAAAAAGTTTACTTCTCCAGCGATAATCACTTAGGAGCGCCAACGATGGCTGAAAGCCTTCCTCGTGAAAAAAAATTCGTTCAATGGCTGGATCATGTGAAACACGATGCTGCTGCCATATTTTTGTTAGGCGATCTATTCGACTTTTGGTTCGAATACAAAACTGTTGTTCCAAAAGGTTTTGTAAGAGTGCTGGGGAAACTCGCCGAGATTAGCGACAGCGGTATTCCCGTCTATTTTTTCGTCGGAAATCACGACCTGTGGATGCATGATTACTTCGAAACCGAGCTCAATATTCCAGTGTATCACGAACCCAAGGAATTTACCTTGAACGATAAGGTATTCCTAATTGGTCATGGGGATGGAAAAGGCCCGGGAGATAAGGGCTATAAGCGCATGAAAAAAGTGTTTACCAATTCGTTTTCAAAATGGTTGTTTCGCTGGCTCCATCCCGATTTGGGAGTGCGACTTGCGCAACATCTTTCAGTAAAAAATAAGCTTATCTCTGGTGATGAAGACAAGAATTTTCTCGGGGATGAAAATGAATGGCTCGCTCAATATGCCAAACGAAAACTGGAATTAAAGCATTACGATTATTTCATATTCGGGCACAGACATCTGCCCATGGAGATCAAAATTGGAGAGGGATCGACCTATTTTAATCTTGGGGATTGGATCAATCACTATACTTACGGAAGTTTCGACGGAGCAGAATTCAAACTTAAAAAGTTTAAGCCTTAA
- a CDS encoding PD-(D/E)XK nuclease family protein, translating into MRTFLEETIESLLKEYEDISQLTLILPSKRAGGFLKHHLRTATNRTIFSPHIISIEEFVEELSDLRIIDASHLLFKSYQAYQQTDSISEKEDFDSFSSWIQTLLNDFSEIDRYLIDTESFFSYLGSIKSMELWNVKSEQTELIQNYISFWESLPEFYTNLKELLLQDKLGYQGMVYRKASEDLEHYILNHGHKQHVFIGFNALNNAEQHIIQELLETGNSKIYWDMDIHFFNDPQHSASRFLRAYKKNWKYYSSNPFPALPNNYQREKNFRFAEVQKNTGQAKYVGQLIKEMTSEEIANTAIVLADETLLVPLLYSLPPNIDTVNITMGVSLRSFPTTQFFNSLLYTHQSDPETFYYKDLIRLMTHPVASVLLCSPEHIVSEISSKNLTHITLEKLLSLAESMDREILMVLFDSWQDRANTALETCLNIIQQLHEKTASHKIDKVLYFQLHTIFKKIRSLSDQYAHLKSVKTVYSLFSELIATTTLDFKGDAFTGLQIMGVLETRVLDFEHVIMTSVNEGVLPSGKSNASFITYDLKAEFGLPMYYEKDAIYTYHFYRLLQRAKNITLLYNNFTDGINTGERSRFLLQLEVEKQPHHQIKQEVITPKIQLHSKTLKQIEKTTDVMERIQEIAINGFSPSSLTSYIRNPIDFYQQKVLGIKELEEVEETVDYNTLGTIVHDTLQVFYEPLEGSFLTLELLHQLKEKVETEITVQFKKTFKGGTFLIGKNLIIFEVAKRYVQNLIDMEIGELKAGNSIKILKIESDLRIEIPIPQLDFPVNLRGKVDRVDEYNGVLRIIDYKTGSVTQGDLEIVDWESLNTDYKYSKAFQVLAYALMMDGELNVHEANAGIISFKNLKNGFLKFATKPSSHSRTKNYEINAEVLQRFKNELRKLIMEICDDEKPFIEKETDT; encoded by the coding sequence ATGCGAACTTTTCTTGAAGAAACTATTGAGTCACTTCTCAAAGAATATGAAGATATTTCTCAACTCACCCTAATTCTTCCAAGTAAGAGAGCCGGTGGATTCTTAAAACACCACCTACGTACAGCAACGAACAGAACAATATTTTCACCACACATCATTAGTATCGAAGAGTTTGTAGAGGAACTTTCAGACCTTCGAATTATAGATGCATCTCACCTTCTCTTTAAAAGCTATCAAGCCTATCAACAAACGGATAGCATATCAGAAAAAGAAGACTTCGATTCCTTTAGTTCGTGGATTCAGACTCTTCTTAACGACTTCAGTGAGATCGATAGATATTTGATAGATACAGAATCTTTCTTTAGTTATCTGGGGAGTATTAAATCCATGGAACTTTGGAACGTTAAAAGTGAACAAACCGAACTAATACAAAACTATATTTCCTTCTGGGAAAGTCTACCGGAATTTTATACGAATTTAAAAGAACTCTTACTTCAAGACAAGCTGGGCTATCAAGGGATGGTCTACAGAAAAGCTTCTGAAGACCTCGAACATTATATTTTAAATCACGGGCATAAACAACATGTTTTTATTGGTTTTAATGCCTTAAACAATGCAGAGCAACATATCATTCAGGAATTACTGGAAACCGGTAACAGTAAGATCTACTGGGATATGGATATTCACTTTTTTAACGACCCCCAACACAGTGCCTCCCGGTTTCTGAGAGCATACAAAAAAAACTGGAAGTACTATAGCTCAAATCCCTTTCCAGCACTTCCAAACAATTACCAGAGGGAAAAAAACTTCAGGTTTGCTGAGGTTCAAAAGAATACCGGTCAGGCTAAATATGTAGGCCAACTTATCAAGGAAATGACTTCCGAAGAAATTGCGAACACTGCGATCGTGCTAGCAGACGAAACCCTCCTGGTTCCCCTGCTCTATTCGCTACCTCCTAATATAGACACCGTAAATATTACCATGGGAGTTTCGCTGCGATCCTTCCCCACTACTCAATTCTTTAATAGCCTGTTGTATACACATCAATCAGATCCTGAAACCTTTTATTACAAAGATCTCATCCGGTTAATGACGCATCCTGTCGCCTCTGTGTTGCTGTGCTCGCCCGAACATATAGTATCCGAAATCTCAAGTAAGAATCTTACACATATTACGCTCGAAAAACTGTTGTCCCTTGCAGAATCGATGGACCGCGAAATACTTATGGTACTTTTCGACAGCTGGCAGGATAGGGCAAATACAGCACTGGAAACATGCCTTAATATAATACAGCAGCTACATGAGAAAACTGCCTCCCATAAGATCGATAAAGTTCTGTATTTCCAATTGCACACTATCTTTAAAAAAATTCGTAGCCTCAGTGATCAATACGCTCACCTTAAAAGTGTAAAAACTGTATATTCATTATTTTCTGAACTTATCGCTACCACAACCCTCGACTTTAAAGGAGATGCCTTTACCGGACTTCAGATCATGGGAGTTCTAGAAACTCGGGTTCTCGATTTTGAGCATGTGATCATGACCTCTGTAAATGAAGGTGTATTGCCTTCAGGAAAATCGAATGCCTCCTTTATTACCTACGACCTAAAAGCTGAGTTCGGACTTCCCATGTATTACGAAAAGGATGCGATCTACACCTATCATTTTTACAGACTGTTGCAGCGGGCAAAAAACATAACACTGCTTTACAATAACTTTACCGATGGCATCAATACGGGAGAAAGGAGCAGATTCCTGCTGCAACTGGAAGTAGAAAAACAACCTCATCATCAAATTAAACAGGAAGTGATCACTCCCAAAATTCAGTTGCATTCTAAGACATTGAAACAGATCGAGAAAACGACTGATGTTATGGAGCGCATACAGGAAATCGCAATCAACGGCTTTTCTCCATCATCCTTAACCTCCTACATTCGAAATCCAATTGATTTTTACCAACAAAAAGTACTTGGTATAAAGGAACTTGAAGAGGTTGAAGAAACTGTCGATTATAATACACTCGGGACTATCGTTCACGATACGCTTCAGGTATTTTATGAGCCCCTGGAAGGAAGTTTCTTAACGCTCGAGCTCCTTCATCAGTTAAAGGAAAAAGTGGAAACAGAAATAACTGTTCAGTTTAAAAAAACATTTAAAGGAGGAACCTTTCTCATTGGAAAGAACCTCATTATTTTTGAAGTGGCCAAACGCTATGTTCAGAATTTGATCGACATGGAAATTGGCGAACTGAAAGCCGGAAATTCAATTAAAATTTTAAAAATCGAATCGGACCTACGAATTGAGATTCCAATACCTCAATTAGATTTTCCCGTTAATTTGCGTGGAAAAGTAGATCGGGTTGACGAATACAACGGAGTCCTGCGTATAATCGATTATAAGACAGGTTCCGTGACACAGGGAGATCTTGAGATCGTGGATTGGGAATCCCTCAACACCGACTATAAATACAGTAAAGCATTTCAAGTATTAGCATATGCTTTAATGATGGACGGTGAATTAAATGTGCACGAGGCAAATGCCGGGATTATTTCCTTTAAAAACCTTAAAAATGGGTTTCTTAAATTCGCTACAAAACCTTCTTCGCACAGTCGAACAAAAAATTATGAAATTAATGCTGAAGTCCTTCAGCGTTTTAAGAATGAGCTTCGGAAATTAATTATGGAAATATGCGATGACGAAAAACCATTCATTGAAAAAGAAACAGACACATGA
- a CDS encoding OmpA family protein, whose amino-acid sequence MKHLNTFLVAALLLLGVGVANAQDENNPWAIEVGLNAVDVYPVGIDDKGRLPEATKGDLFDEYFNANDHWNILPSVSRLSVGRYIGSGFSFTAAGAINKINKLGDVEINDDLTYYSVDGEIEYSLRDLINGPGGWFDPTIGVGGGYTWVDDIGFGTANGLAGVRFWIGENLALSVQSAYKYAFEDDYGIQHFQHSAGIMFKFGGKDTDGDGIYDQDDECPETPGLPEFNGCPDTDGDGIEDRNDACPNTPGLAEYNGCPDTDGDGIPDPQDACPTVAGLASLNGCPDADGDGITDAEDACPNEAGPKANNGCPYKDRDGDGVLDKDDQCPDVPGTVANNGCPEVTVEIIKQLNEYSKTILFDYDKSSIRQESYSALQSIADIMKEYPNTIFHIEGHTDSRGSDAYNMKLSNERAASVMQYLTTIGMPANRLTSKGYGEERPVATNNTAAGRQQNRRVEISLQK is encoded by the coding sequence ATGAAACATCTTAACACTTTTTTAGTTGCTGCTCTCTTACTTTTAGGAGTTGGGGTGGCAAATGCACAAGACGAAAATAATCCTTGGGCAATTGAAGTTGGTCTAAACGCAGTTGATGTTTACCCAGTTGGTATTGACGATAAAGGAAGACTTCCAGAAGCCACAAAAGGAGATCTCTTTGATGAGTATTTTAACGCTAATGACCACTGGAATATCTTACCTTCAGTTTCCAGATTATCTGTAGGAAGATATATTGGAAGCGGGTTCTCATTTACAGCAGCAGGTGCTATTAACAAAATTAATAAGCTTGGTGATGTAGAGATCAATGACGACCTAACGTATTACAGCGTTGACGGAGAAATTGAATACAGCCTTAGAGACCTTATCAACGGTCCTGGTGGTTGGTTCGATCCTACTATTGGTGTAGGTGGTGGTTATACCTGGGTTGACGATATCGGATTTGGAACTGCTAACGGTTTGGCCGGTGTGCGTTTCTGGATCGGAGAAAATCTTGCATTAAGTGTTCAGTCTGCTTACAAGTATGCATTTGAAGATGATTACGGAATCCAACATTTCCAGCACTCTGCAGGGATTATGTTCAAATTCGGTGGAAAAGATACAGATGGTGATGGAATCTACGATCAGGATGATGAATGTCCAGAAACTCCTGGTTTACCAGAATTCAACGGATGTCCTGATACTGACGGTGACGGAATCGAAGATAGAAATGATGCATGTCCTAATACTCCAGGTTTAGCTGAGTACAATGGATGTCCTGATACTGACGGTGATGGTATTCCAGATCCACAGGATGCTTGTCCTACTGTAGCAGGTCTTGCTTCTCTTAACGGATGTCCTGATGCAGACGGTGATGGTATTACCGATGCTGAAGATGCTTGTCCTAATGAAGCTGGTCCTAAAGCTAACAACGGATGTCCTTACAAAGATAGAGACGGTGACGGTGTTCTTGACAAAGATGATCAGTGTCCAGATGTTCCAGGAACTGTTGCAAACAACGGATGTCCTGAAGTAACTGTAGAGATCATCAAGCAATTGAATGAGTACTCTAAGACGATCCTTTTCGACTACGATAAGTCATCGATCCGTCAGGAGTCTTATTCTGCTCTTCAGAGTATTGCTGATATCATGAAAGAATATCCAAACACAATATTCCATATTGAAGGTCACACAGACAGCAGAGGTAGTGATGCTTATAACATGAAGCTTTCTAACGAAAGAGCTGCTTCAGTTATGCAGTACTTAACTACTATCGGTATGCCTGCAAACAGATTGACTTCTAAAGGATACGGTGAAGAAAGACCAGTTGCTACAAATAATACCGCAGCCGGTAGACAACAAAACCGACGTGTAGAGATCTCTCTTCAGAAATAA
- a CDS encoding 6-pyruvoyl trahydropterin synthase family protein, whose protein sequence is MSNIRITKQFSFETGHALYGYDGKCRNVHGHSYKLSVTVIGSPINDSEHVKYGMVIDFGDLKHIVKEEIVNVFDHATVFNKNTPHVELAKELQDRGHNVLLVDYQPTSEMMVIDFAEKIKARLPENIRLHSLKLQETATSYAEWFADEN, encoded by the coding sequence ATGAGTAATATTCGCATTACCAAACAATTTTCTTTTGAAACCGGACATGCACTCTACGGGTATGACGGAAAATGTAGAAATGTTCACGGGCACAGTTATAAGCTCTCAGTAACCGTAATTGGATCTCCAATTAATGATTCCGAACATGTAAAATACGGAATGGTGATCGATTTTGGAGACCTGAAACATATCGTTAAAGAAGAGATCGTTAATGTGTTCGACCATGCCACTGTTTTTAATAAAAATACCCCTCATGTAGAGTTGGCGAAAGAACTTCAGGACAGGGGACATAATGTATTGCTGGTCGATTATCAGCCTACCAGTGAAATGATGGTCATTGATTTTGCAGAAAAGATCAAAGCCCGTTTACCTGAAAATATACGCCTTCATTCCTTAAAACTTCAGGAAACAGCTACCAGTTACGCCGAATGGTTTGCCGATGAGAATTAA
- a CDS encoding alpha/beta hydrolase family protein yields MIIEKNLVLAETSKKPLLYDVFYTPSDNEKPLIIFCHGFKGFKDWGVWDLVAKQFANAGFFFVKFNFSHNGGTLEQPVDFPDPETFAQNNFSIELDDLDRMLDHLQSSIKWKNRIDFNRLGLLGHSRGGSIALIKTEEDSRIKKVATWAAVSDFEARFQVGTEAFNIWRETGISYIENSRTKQQLPLNFQFYEDFIQHKTRLTISRAVKQIKVPQLIIHGSEDPTVSIKEAKAIHSWNPESKLEIINGADHVFGASHPWNKENLPHDLMRATKLTANFFQQPNK; encoded by the coding sequence ATGATCATAGAAAAAAATCTGGTACTGGCCGAAACCTCTAAAAAACCTCTACTGTATGACGTTTTTTATACCCCGTCTGATAATGAAAAACCATTGATCATCTTCTGCCATGGTTTTAAAGGGTTCAAAGATTGGGGTGTCTGGGACCTTGTTGCCAAACAATTTGCAAATGCAGGCTTTTTTTTCGTAAAGTTTAACTTTTCCCATAACGGTGGAACCTTAGAACAACCTGTCGATTTCCCCGATCCTGAGACCTTTGCTCAAAACAATTTCAGTATAGAACTCGACGATCTGGACAGGATGCTTGATCACTTACAATCGTCTATAAAATGGAAAAACCGAATTGACTTCAATCGGCTTGGTCTTCTTGGACATAGCAGGGGCGGTAGCATCGCACTTATAAAAACCGAAGAAGACTCTCGTATTAAAAAAGTAGCAACCTGGGCAGCAGTAAGTGATTTTGAAGCACGTTTCCAGGTAGGCACGGAAGCATTTAATATCTGGAGAGAAACCGGTATCAGCTATATTGAAAACAGCAGAACCAAACAGCAATTACCTCTCAATTTTCAGTTTTATGAGGATTTTATACAACATAAGACCCGACTTACCATATCCCGTGCAGTAAAGCAAATAAAAGTTCCTCAATTGATCATACATGGCAGCGAAGACCCTACTGTGTCCATTAAGGAAGCTAAAGCCATTCATTCCTGGAATCCGGAGAGTAAATTGGAAATCATTAACGGAGCCGACCACGTTTTTGGGGCAAGCCATCCGTGGAATAAAGAAAATTTACCTCATGACTTAATGAGAGCAACTAAATTAACTGCAAATTTCTTCCAACAGCCAAATAAATAA
- a CDS encoding GNAT family N-acetyltransferase — MIRKAKPTEIEKIITITRACGAKMASEGIYQWNEHYPNPEAFKNDLKRDELFVLLSETAITGCIVISSEKDEEYNDITWLTPDSNNLYIHRLAVHPEHQKKGYARALMDYAEAYAREKKAASIRLDTFSKNIRNQKFYKARGYTQLGNIFFPKQSEFPFYCYELVL, encoded by the coding sequence ATGATTCGGAAGGCCAAACCAACGGAAATTGAGAAAATTATAACAATCACCAGAGCTTGTGGGGCAAAAATGGCTTCGGAAGGAATCTACCAATGGAATGAACATTATCCCAATCCAGAAGCGTTTAAAAATGATCTGAAACGGGATGAGTTATTCGTTCTTCTTTCTGAAACCGCCATAACGGGATGTATTGTAATATCCTCGGAAAAAGATGAAGAATACAACGACATCACTTGGTTAACCCCGGATAGTAACAACCTATACATTCATAGACTAGCAGTTCATCCGGAGCACCAAAAGAAAGGCTATGCAAGAGCGTTGATGGATTATGCCGAAGCATATGCCCGTGAAAAAAAAGCAGCTTCTATTCGTCTAGATACTTTCAGCAAAAATATTCGTAACCAGAAATTTTATAAAGCACGCGGTTACACCCAGTTGGGAAATATCTTCTTCCCGAAGCAAAGTGAATTTCCGTTTTATTGTTACGAACTTGTGCTATAA